Proteins encoded in a region of the Saccharothrix ecbatanensis genome:
- a CDS encoding MazG family protein, whose product MTVVVVGSTPVLPAAALPALRSAAVVYAGEGVEAALWSAEPVAGFSAGPSVVLLTTNPDEPAARELISAGAPVIRTPAVPLLDAAAVMDRLRSPGGCPWDAEQDHKSLRQYLVEETYELLEAIEDGDRAALREELGDVLLQVLFHARIAAEDAQEPFGIDEVAGDLVAKLVGRHPHVFSGHDPAVHDATSQQHRWEELKQVEKQRESSVDGVAAGQPAVALAAKLAQRVARAGFPVDLLPEGDDTGMTLFAVAALAKLAGEDPETELRAVARRFEANVRAAERSARAAGVTALTAADWRAHWPA is encoded by the coding sequence GTGACCGTTGTCGTCGTAGGCTCCACCCCGGTACTTCCCGCCGCCGCGCTGCCCGCACTGCGGAGCGCGGCGGTGGTGTACGCGGGGGAGGGCGTGGAGGCCGCGCTGTGGTCGGCCGAACCGGTCGCCGGGTTCTCGGCCGGCCCGTCGGTCGTCCTGCTGACCACGAACCCCGACGAACCGGCGGCGCGCGAGCTGATCTCGGCCGGCGCCCCGGTGATCCGCACCCCGGCCGTGCCGCTGCTGGACGCGGCGGCCGTGATGGACCGGCTGCGGTCGCCCGGCGGGTGCCCGTGGGACGCCGAGCAGGACCACAAGTCGCTGCGGCAGTACCTGGTCGAGGAGACCTACGAGCTGCTGGAGGCCATCGAGGACGGCGACCGGGCGGCGTTGCGGGAAGAGCTGGGCGACGTGCTGTTGCAGGTCCTGTTCCACGCCCGGATCGCGGCGGAGGACGCCCAGGAGCCGTTCGGCATCGACGAGGTCGCCGGTGACCTGGTCGCCAAGCTGGTCGGCCGGCACCCGCACGTGTTCTCCGGCCACGACCCGGCGGTGCACGACGCGACGTCCCAGCAGCACCGGTGGGAAGAGCTGAAGCAGGTCGAGAAGCAGCGGGAATCCAGCGTGGACGGGGTGGCCGCCGGGCAGCCCGCGGTGGCGTTGGCCGCCAAGCTCGCGCAGCGGGTGGCGCGGGCCGGGTTCCCGGTGGACCTGCTGCCCGAGGGCGACGACACCGGCATGACGCTGTTCGCGGTGGCGGCGCTGGCGAAGCTGGCCGGCGAGGACCCGGAGACCGAGCTGCGGGCGGTGGCGCGTCGGTTCGAGGCGAACGTGCGCGCCGCCGAGCGATCCGCCCGCGCGGCCGGTGTGACGGCGTTGACGGCGGCCGACTGGCGCGCCCACTGGCCTGCCTGA
- a CDS encoding S41 family peptidase, whose amino-acid sequence MTEAYLRFPHLHGDLVTFVAEDDVWLAPLDGGRAWRVTADQVPVSFPRFDPTGTRLAWTSRRDGAPEVHLAPVEGGEATRLTYWGDYSTSVRGWTSAGEVVAVTATGQASSNRQWAHAVPTDGGPSRRLPFGWVDDVSFGPSGQVVTTSVYGHDPAWWKRYRGGAAGKLWVDDDGDGEFVRILPELTSSLTSPMWIGDRIAFLSDHDGVGSVYSVLPDGTDVRRHTGQQDFYARVASSDGERIVWQQAGELWLLDDLDGASPRRLEIVLGGPRTARRPRPVSSRPEDFHPDKTGRASVVEVRGTVHWVTHRDGPVRALAEQPGVRARLPRVVGDNVVWVTDADGEEGLEFSPVGGVEPGNEPRRVAVGKLGRVLEMAVAPDARRLAVATHDGRLLLVDVESGEVREVLKGANPHVSDLAFSPDSNWLAWSHPGPRPLQHIRMTNTTDLSVVDVTPLRFSDFSPTFTEDGRYLAFLSVRSFDPVYDAHVFDLSFPTGCRPYLLPLAATTPSPFDPLRLGRSVGDDSHDKDKDKDDENPITVVDLEGLADRVVTVPVAAASYSALTAAKGGLLWLRSPLRGVLGDNLAGPTARPPRASLERFDLAKSRTETLEDGVDAFDVAGDGQRMVVQDRGDLRVVPTDRKVDSDDSDSVDVDLSRIRVVVDRAAEWRQSYAEAGRLMRDHFWRTDMGGVDWAGVLERYRPLVDRLGSYSDLVDLLWEVQGELGTSHAYVMPAHGGARGRAVGLLGADLERDEAGAWRVVRVIPGETSDPAARSPLAAPGVAVRAGDAIVAVDGRQVDPLTGPAPLLVGAAGKPVELTVRPGGGGEPRRVVVVPLRDDEPLRYHAWVADRRARVHELTDGRVGYLHVPDMMGAGWAQLHRDLRVELAREAVVLDVRENGGGHTSELVVEKLGRKIIGWSVARGYTTAVSYPGDAPRGPVVAIADEFAGSDGDIVNVAIKEMGIGPVVGTRTWGGVIGIDMQYSLVDGTLVTQPRYATWFAGPGWDVENHGVDPDVEVVITPQDRVAGRDPQLDTAVRLALAALSTHPAATPPQLPPLTP is encoded by the coding sequence GTGACCGAGGCCTACCTCCGCTTCCCGCACCTGCACGGCGATCTAGTGACGTTCGTGGCCGAGGACGACGTGTGGCTCGCCCCGCTGGACGGCGGCCGGGCCTGGCGGGTGACCGCCGACCAGGTGCCGGTGTCCTTCCCCCGCTTCGACCCGACCGGCACGCGACTCGCCTGGACCAGCCGCCGTGACGGCGCGCCCGAGGTCCACCTGGCGCCGGTGGAGGGCGGCGAGGCCACCCGGCTCACCTACTGGGGCGACTACTCGACCTCCGTGCGCGGCTGGACGTCCGCCGGCGAGGTCGTCGCGGTGACGGCCACCGGCCAGGCGTCGTCCAACCGGCAGTGGGCGCACGCCGTGCCCACCGACGGCGGCCCGTCACGCCGGCTGCCGTTCGGCTGGGTGGACGACGTGTCGTTCGGCCCGTCCGGCCAGGTCGTCACCACCTCCGTCTATGGCCACGACCCCGCGTGGTGGAAGCGCTACCGGGGTGGCGCGGCGGGCAAGTTGTGGGTGGACGACGACGGTGACGGCGAGTTCGTCCGCATCCTGCCCGAGCTGACGTCCTCGCTGACGTCGCCGATGTGGATCGGGGACCGGATCGCGTTCCTGTCCGACCACGACGGCGTCGGCAGCGTGTACTCGGTCCTCCCGGACGGGACGGACGTGCGTCGGCACACCGGGCAGCAGGACTTCTACGCGCGGGTGGCGTCGAGCGACGGCGAGCGGATCGTCTGGCAGCAGGCGGGCGAGCTGTGGCTGCTCGACGACCTCGACGGCGCGTCACCGCGTCGGCTGGAGATCGTGCTGGGAGGCCCCCGCACGGCCCGCCGGCCGCGTCCGGTGTCGTCCCGCCCGGAGGACTTCCACCCGGACAAGACCGGCCGCGCGAGCGTGGTCGAGGTGCGCGGCACCGTGCACTGGGTGACGCACAGGGACGGTCCGGTGCGCGCGTTGGCCGAACAGCCCGGCGTGCGGGCACGGCTGCCGCGCGTCGTCGGCGACAACGTCGTGTGGGTGACGGACGCGGACGGCGAGGAGGGCCTGGAGTTCTCGCCGGTCGGCGGCGTGGAGCCGGGCAACGAGCCGCGCCGCGTGGCCGTCGGCAAGCTCGGACGCGTGCTGGAGATGGCCGTCGCGCCGGACGCCCGCCGCCTCGCCGTCGCCACGCACGACGGGCGGCTGCTGCTGGTGGACGTCGAGTCCGGCGAGGTGCGTGAAGTCCTGAAGGGGGCGAACCCGCACGTCAGCGACCTGGCGTTCTCCCCGGACTCGAACTGGCTTGCCTGGTCGCACCCCGGTCCGCGCCCGCTCCAGCACATCCGGATGACCAACACCACCGACCTGTCCGTGGTGGACGTGACGCCGCTGCGGTTCTCCGACTTCTCGCCCACGTTCACCGAGGACGGCCGCTACCTGGCGTTCCTGTCGGTCCGCAGCTTCGACCCGGTGTACGACGCGCACGTGTTCGACCTGTCGTTCCCGACCGGCTGCCGGCCCTACCTGCTGCCGTTGGCCGCGACCACGCCGTCGCCGTTCGACCCGCTGCGCCTGGGCCGGTCCGTCGGGGACGACTCGCACGACAAGGACAAGGACAAGGACGACGAGAACCCGATCACGGTGGTCGACCTGGAGGGGTTGGCCGACCGGGTGGTGACGGTGCCGGTCGCCGCGGCCAGCTACTCGGCGCTGACCGCGGCGAAGGGCGGGCTGCTGTGGCTGCGGTCGCCGTTGCGCGGGGTGCTGGGGGACAACCTGGCCGGCCCGACCGCACGTCCGCCGCGGGCGTCGCTGGAGCGGTTCGACCTGGCCAAGTCGCGCACCGAGACGCTGGAGGACGGCGTGGACGCGTTCGACGTGGCCGGTGACGGGCAGCGGATGGTCGTGCAGGACCGCGGCGACCTGCGGGTGGTGCCGACGGACCGGAAGGTCGACTCGGACGACAGCGACTCGGTGGACGTCGACCTGTCCCGGATCCGGGTGGTGGTGGACCGGGCGGCCGAGTGGCGGCAGTCGTACGCGGAGGCCGGGCGGCTGATGCGGGACCACTTCTGGCGCACCGACATGGGCGGCGTGGACTGGGCGGGCGTGCTGGAGCGCTACCGGCCGCTGGTGGACCGGCTCGGCAGCTACAGCGACCTGGTGGACCTGCTGTGGGAGGTCCAGGGCGAGTTGGGGACGTCGCACGCTTACGTCATGCCTGCTCACGGTGGGGCGCGTGGACGTGCGGTGGGGCTGCTCGGCGCGGACCTGGAACGGGACGAGGCGGGCGCGTGGCGGGTCGTGCGGGTGATTCCTGGGGAGACGTCGGACCCGGCGGCGCGGTCGCCGTTGGCGGCTCCCGGGGTCGCGGTGCGGGCGGGTGACGCGATCGTGGCGGTCGACGGGCGGCAGGTCGACCCGTTGACCGGCCCCGCGCCGCTGCTGGTCGGTGCGGCGGGGAAGCCGGTGGAGCTGACCGTGCGGCCGGGTGGTGGCGGTGAGCCGCGTCGGGTCGTGGTGGTGCCGTTGCGGGACGACGAGCCGCTGCGTTACCACGCTTGGGTGGCCGACCGGCGGGCGCGCGTGCACGAGCTGACCGATGGGCGGGTCGGGTACCTGCACGTGCCGGACATGATGGGCGCCGGCTGGGCGCAGCTGCACCGGGACCTGCGGGTGGAGCTGGCGCGTGAGGCGGTGGTGCTGGACGTGCGGGAGAACGGCGGCGGGCACACGTCCGAGCTGGTGGTGGAGAAGCTGGGGCGCAAGATCATCGGTTGGTCGGTGGCGCGTGGGTACACGACGGCCGTGAGCTACCCCGGTGACGCGCCGCGCGGGCCGGTGGTGGCGATCGCGGACGAGTTCGCCGGGTCCGACGGGGACATCGTGAACGTGGCGATCAAGGAGATGGGCATCGGTCCGGTCGTCGGCACCCGGACGTGGGGCGGGGTGATCGGGATCGACATGCAGTACAGCCTGGTGGACGGGACCTTGGTGACGCAGCCGCGTTACGCGACGTGGTTCGCCGGGCCGGGGTGGGACGTGGAGAACCACGGCGTGGACCCGGACGTGGAGGTCGTGATCACCCCGCAGGACCGCGTGGCCGGCCGCGACCCCCAGCTGGACACCGCCGTCCGCCTGGCCCTCGCGGCCCTCTCCACCCACCCGGCCGCCACCCCACCCCAACTCCCACCCCTAACCCCGTGA
- a CDS encoding lytic transglycosylase domain-containing protein, whose amino-acid sequence MVVPPPSKTEPRPPGRGDAGNLVGRLALVLLLLAFVAGGAWALGALNRSSPRPAADPPFPVPFQEVQPGAAAPGAAGQVPTPGSGDPEAATVEPLDAWAASLSKKIDVPARALRAYAVADLMMRTQDPSCRISWATLAGIGRIESHHGTIGGRRLDEAGRPSSPIVGIPLDGSPGVKAIADSDGGVLDGDTTWDRAVGPMQFIPTTWARYAVRANGDGQSPDPQNIDDAALAAARYLCSGGRDLGTGEGWWNAVLDYNNSTEYGQNVYSGADAYARASLNT is encoded by the coding sequence GTGGTCGTCCCGCCGCCGTCGAAGACCGAGCCTCGCCCTCCGGGGCGCGGCGATGCCGGCAACCTCGTCGGACGCCTGGCGCTGGTGCTCCTCCTGCTCGCTTTCGTGGCGGGCGGGGCGTGGGCGCTGGGCGCGTTGAACAGGTCCTCGCCGAGGCCCGCCGCCGATCCGCCGTTCCCCGTGCCGTTCCAGGAAGTGCAGCCCGGTGCCGCCGCGCCGGGTGCGGCCGGTCAGGTGCCGACGCCAGGCTCCGGCGACCCGGAGGCCGCGACGGTCGAACCGCTGGACGCGTGGGCGGCGTCGTTGTCCAAGAAGATCGACGTCCCGGCGCGTGCGCTGCGGGCGTATGCCGTGGCGGACCTGATGATGCGGACCCAGGACCCGTCGTGCCGGATCTCGTGGGCGACGCTGGCCGGTATCGGTCGGATCGAGTCGCACCACGGCACCATCGGCGGTCGGCGTCTGGACGAGGCCGGTCGGCCGTCGAGCCCGATCGTCGGTATCCCGCTGGACGGCTCACCGGGCGTGAAGGCGATCGCCGACAGCGACGGTGGCGTGCTGGACGGTGACACGACGTGGGACCGGGCGGTGGGTCCGATGCAGTTCATCCCGACGACTTGGGCGCGTTACGCGGTGCGTGCGAACGGGGACGGCCAGAGCCCTGATCCGCAGAACATCGACGACGCAGCGCTGGCCGCGGCGCGGTACCTGTGTTCGGGTGGACGTGATCTGGGCACCGGCGAGGGCTGGTGGAATGCGGTGCTGGACTACAACAACTCGACCGAGTACGGGCAGAACGTGTACAGCGGCGCCGACGCGTATGCGCGCGCCAGCCTCAACACCTGA
- a CDS encoding DUF6968 family protein: MTAYRLGEVVAERRLECVAGDGARTPVVIRFGRPHPDPLSTNGDWCCPHQIVGLGDETVGASFGVDSLQALLLSVYRVRLKLADRATAASVDLDWLGLPDLGLTVTPTTTRPTNPPTQAPGANDHAGPDQHHPA; this comes from the coding sequence ATGACGGCTTACCGGCTCGGTGAGGTCGTGGCCGAACGGCGCCTGGAGTGCGTAGCCGGGGACGGCGCCCGGACTCCTGTCGTGATCCGCTTCGGCAGACCCCACCCCGATCCGCTGAGCACCAACGGCGACTGGTGCTGCCCGCACCAGATCGTGGGGTTGGGTGACGAGACCGTCGGCGCGTCGTTCGGCGTCGACTCACTGCAAGCCCTACTGCTCAGCGTGTACCGCGTGCGACTGAAGCTGGCGGACCGTGCCACGGCGGCCTCGGTGGACCTCGACTGGCTGGGCCTCCCGGACCTGGGCCTCACGGTCACTCCGACCACGACCCGACCCACGAACCCGCCCACGCAGGCCCCCGGTGCCAACGACCACGCCGGTCCCGACCAGCACCACCCGGCCTGA
- a CDS encoding tetratricopeptide repeat protein: MTDSTFEAFRRAEALLADRRPLEALRELRVVLEAAPERASVQLLAGRAYLGSAQFKRAEAAFLKVLEFDPSDHYARFALGRTLQRQNRLTEALTQLRMAAAMNPSPEYQEALGEVSARLAVERDR, translated from the coding sequence ATGACGGACAGCACCTTCGAGGCGTTCCGCCGAGCCGAGGCGCTGCTCGCGGACCGCCGACCACTGGAGGCGCTGCGCGAGCTGCGAGTCGTGCTCGAAGCGGCGCCGGAGCGGGCGAGCGTGCAGCTGCTCGCGGGTCGGGCCTACCTGGGTTCGGCCCAGTTCAAGCGTGCCGAGGCGGCGTTCCTGAAGGTGCTGGAGTTCGATCCCAGCGACCACTACGCGCGGTTCGCGTTGGGGCGGACGTTGCAGCGGCAGAACCGGTTGACCGAGGCGTTGACGCAGCTGCGGATGGCGGCGGCGATGAACCCGTCACCGGAGTACCAGGAGGCGTTGGGCGAGGTCAGCGCGCGTCTGGCGGTAGAGCGCGACCGATGA
- a CDS encoding alpha/beta fold hydrolase: MVHVTRGGDGPLLVLLHGLGATGSVWRGVAESWPGSWMAVDLPGHGRSAALDRYSFGALAAAVAAVVPGGPVAVLGHSLGGVVALTLASGWFGVDVRAVGGVGIKLRWTAEELERAASMAVRPARVFGTRAEASVWAGKLAGVPLEDGVVEVGAVAGAGGSAGVVGSGEPVGSGRSGSSGGVGEVDGWRAALDPAAFGVGAPDVAGLLAVAKAPVVLAAGETDHMCPPEHLPAAQAGGIVLPGVGHNAHVEQPSSIKPVLDRLHAALVG; the protein is encoded by the coding sequence GTGGTTCACGTGACGCGGGGTGGGGACGGGCCGTTGCTGGTGCTGCTGCACGGGCTTGGTGCGACCGGGTCGGTGTGGCGTGGGGTCGCGGAGTCGTGGCCCGGGTCGTGGATGGCGGTGGACTTGCCGGGGCACGGTCGGTCGGCTGCTTTGGACCGGTATTCGTTCGGCGCGTTGGCGGCGGCGGTGGCGGCGGTGGTCCCTGGTGGGCCGGTGGCGGTGCTGGGGCACTCGTTGGGTGGTGTGGTGGCGTTGACGCTGGCGAGCGGGTGGTTCGGGGTCGACGTGCGGGCCGTGGGCGGGGTGGGGATCAAGCTGCGGTGGACGGCGGAGGAGTTGGAGCGGGCGGCTTCTATGGCGGTGCGGCCGGCGCGGGTGTTCGGGACTCGGGCGGAAGCTTCGGTGTGGGCCGGGAAGCTGGCGGGGGTGCCGTTGGAGGACGGTGTGGTTGAGGTAGGCGCCGTGGCTGGTGCGGGCGGCTCGGCGGGGGTAGTCGGGTCTGGTGAGCCGGTCGGCTCGGGAAGGTCCGGCAGCTCGGGCGGGGTCGGCGAGGTGGACGGGTGGAGGGCGGCGCTGGATCCGGCGGCGTTCGGGGTGGGCGCGCCGGACGTGGCGGGGTTGCTGGCGGTGGCGAAGGCGCCGGTCGTGCTGGCGGCGGGCGAGACGGACCACATGTGCCCGCCGGAGCACCTGCCGGCGGCGCAGGCGGGTGGAATAGTCCTGCCTGGCGTGGGGCACAACGCCCATGTGGAGCAACCCTCGTCGATCAAGCCGGTGCTCGACCGGCTGCACGCCGCACTGGTGGGGTGA
- the eno gene encoding phosphopyruvate hydratase — protein MAVIEQVGAREILDSRGNPTVEVEVALDDGTLERAAVPSGASTGEHEAVELRDRDPRRYLGRGVERAVTAVLDEIGPELVGIEAVEQRVVDQKLVDLDGTPDKSRLGANAILGVSLAVAKAAATSSGLELFRYIGGPNAHVLPVPMLNILNGGAHADTEVDIQEFMIAPIGAESFREALRWGAEVYHALKAVLKSKGLSTGLGDEGGFAPALANNRAALDLILVAIEKAGYTPGRDIALALDVAATEFHSDGAYTFEKSKRSAEQMTGYYTELVDAYPLVSIEDPLSEDDWDGWVQLTAELGERVQIVGDDLFVTNPERLEEGISRRAANALLVKVNQIGTLSETLDAVALATSYGYKSMMSHRSGETEDTTIADLAVATGVGQIKTGAPARGERTAKYNQLLRIEEALGDAARYAGDLAFPRYTPES, from the coding sequence GTGGCGGTCATCGAGCAGGTCGGCGCCCGCGAGATCCTGGACTCGCGCGGCAACCCGACCGTCGAGGTTGAGGTCGCGCTGGACGATGGCACGCTGGAACGCGCCGCGGTGCCGTCCGGCGCGTCGACCGGTGAGCACGAGGCGGTCGAGCTGCGCGACCGCGACCCCCGCCGCTACCTCGGCCGGGGAGTGGAACGCGCCGTCACGGCCGTGCTCGACGAAATCGGTCCGGAACTGGTCGGCATCGAGGCCGTCGAACAGCGCGTGGTGGACCAGAAGCTGGTCGACCTGGACGGCACCCCGGACAAGTCCCGCCTGGGCGCGAACGCCATCCTCGGCGTGTCGCTCGCGGTGGCGAAGGCGGCGGCGACGTCCAGCGGCCTGGAGCTGTTCCGGTACATCGGCGGCCCGAACGCGCACGTCCTGCCCGTGCCGATGCTCAACATCCTCAACGGCGGCGCGCACGCCGACACCGAAGTGGACATCCAGGAGTTCATGATCGCGCCCATCGGCGCGGAGAGCTTCCGCGAGGCCCTGCGCTGGGGCGCCGAGGTGTACCACGCGCTGAAGGCGGTCCTGAAGTCGAAGGGCCTGTCCACCGGCCTGGGCGACGAGGGCGGCTTCGCGCCCGCGCTGGCCAACAACCGCGCCGCGCTCGACCTGATCCTGGTCGCGATCGAGAAGGCCGGTTACACCCCCGGCCGCGACATCGCGCTCGCCCTGGACGTGGCCGCCACCGAGTTCCACTCCGACGGCGCCTACACGTTCGAGAAGTCCAAGCGCAGCGCCGAGCAGATGACCGGCTACTACACGGAGCTGGTCGACGCCTACCCGCTGGTGTCGATCGAGGACCCGCTGTCCGAGGACGACTGGGACGGCTGGGTGCAGCTCACCGCCGAGCTGGGCGAACGCGTGCAGATCGTCGGCGACGACCTGTTCGTGACCAACCCGGAGCGGCTGGAGGAGGGCATCTCCCGGCGTGCGGCGAACGCGCTGCTGGTGAAGGTCAACCAGATCGGCACGCTGTCCGAGACGCTGGACGCGGTCGCCCTGGCCACCTCGTACGGCTACAAGTCGATGATGTCGCACCGCTCCGGCGAAACCGAGGACACCACGATCGCCGACCTCGCGGTGGCCACCGGCGTCGGCCAGATCAAGACCGGCGCGCCCGCCCGCGGTGAGCGCACGGCCAAGTACAACCAGCTCCTGCGCATCGAGGAGGCCCTGGGCGACGCCGCGCGGTACGCCGGCGACCTGGCCTTCCCGCGGTACACGCCGGAGAGCTGA
- a CDS encoding FtsB family cell division protein, with product MTGTRRAALLAMVVCALALSIAVPLRTYLAQREELREVTASHETLRVEVAQLEQRKRELADPAHVEAEARRRLHYVRPGETPYIVQLPGDAEREIDEQRPAAKPAQDKAWYEQLWDSAAAR from the coding sequence ATGACCGGCACCCGGCGTGCCGCGCTGCTGGCGATGGTGGTGTGCGCGCTCGCGCTGAGCATCGCCGTGCCCCTGAGGACGTACCTGGCGCAACGCGAGGAGCTGCGCGAGGTAACGGCGTCGCACGAGACCCTGCGAGTCGAGGTGGCCCAGCTGGAGCAGCGCAAGCGCGAACTGGCGGACCCGGCGCACGTGGAGGCCGAGGCACGTCGCCGGCTGCATTACGTGCGGCCCGGCGAGACGCCCTACATCGTGCAGCTCCCCGGTGACGCGGAGCGTGAGATCGACGAACAACGACCGGCCGCGAAACCGGCCCAGGACAAGGCGTGGTACGAGCAACTGTGGGATTCGGCGGCGGCGCGATGA
- a CDS encoding DUF501 domain-containing protein — protein MTVSDEDRAAVAAQLGRAPRGMREVAARCPSGHPAVVQTNPRLEDGTPFPTLYYLTCSRLNSYVSRLEGAGLMKEMTDRLATDEQLAEHYRRAHEMYLAERDAIEPLGTTVTAGGMPDRVKCLHVHVAHSLAAGRGVNPFGDEALDRLTEWWPSGDCASTVKK, from the coding sequence ATGACGGTCAGTGACGAGGACAGGGCGGCGGTGGCGGCGCAGCTGGGGCGCGCGCCGCGGGGCATGCGGGAGGTCGCCGCGCGGTGCCCCAGCGGGCACCCGGCGGTCGTGCAGACCAACCCGCGCTTGGAGGACGGCACCCCGTTCCCGACCCTGTACTACCTGACCTGCTCGCGGTTGAACTCGTACGTCAGCCGGCTGGAGGGCGCCGGGCTGATGAAGGAGATGACCGACCGGTTGGCCACGGATGAACAGTTGGCCGAGCACTACCGCCGGGCGCACGAGATGTACTTGGCTGAGCGCGACGCGATCGAACCGCTCGGGACGACCGTCACCGCGGGCGGCATGCCGGACCGGGTCAAGTGCCTGCACGTCCACGTGGCGCACTCGCTGGCAGCGGGCCGGGGGGTGAACCCGTTCGGCGACGAGGCCCTGGACAGGCTCACGGAATGGTGGCCGAGCGGTGACTGCGCGTCAACAGTGAAAAAGTGA
- a CDS encoding lytic transglycosylase domain-containing protein, protein MTPRQWGFAATATAAMLIPALLHGATPVDWVNLSSRSGVEAIPPGPGDVLGTLSLKDRGALGATGRLPETDELSAALLDDADDPSEFEDELPPLDGGYLREGQHGIPGVMLEAYMRAADRLARTTPGCKLDWPLLASIGRIESGHAHGGRVAEDGTTVKPIVGPVLDGGPGVAAIRDTDGGRFDGDRTWDRAVGPMQFIPSTWAGYEADGNGDGQKNPNNIYDATIGAGNYLCAYGADLSDPVQRARSVFRYNHSEEYVRTVLFWADAYSKGVTPLPDVVGSDDDYGPGVTPGNPEQPGTTPPGTTPPGTTLPGTTTPPSQGTTNPPTSTTRPGTTVPLTPTPCPTPTTTPTETTTTTPTTTPTTTPSVPPGCPTPTTTTPPTTTTTPVPTTTEAPATTTEPPATTSEPQATTSSAAATPEPTTPQATTSERTTPEGTTPEGTTPEGTTPEGTTPAGTTADSGTTSGDQASSAEPSPTTSSMQPN, encoded by the coding sequence ATGACGCCACGGCAATGGGGTTTCGCCGCGACGGCGACCGCCGCGATGCTCATCCCCGCCCTGCTGCACGGCGCCACACCGGTCGACTGGGTCAACCTGTCGAGCAGGTCCGGGGTCGAGGCCATTCCCCCCGGTCCCGGTGACGTGCTGGGCACGCTGTCGCTGAAGGACCGGGGCGCCCTGGGCGCCACCGGCCGACTGCCCGAGACGGACGAGCTGAGCGCGGCGCTGCTCGACGACGCCGACGACCCGTCCGAGTTCGAGGACGAACTGCCCCCGCTGGACGGCGGCTACCTGCGCGAAGGGCAGCACGGCATCCCCGGCGTCATGCTCGAGGCCTACATGCGCGCGGCGGACCGGCTGGCCCGCACCACGCCCGGCTGCAAGCTGGACTGGCCGTTGCTGGCGAGCATCGGCCGGATTGAGTCCGGGCACGCGCACGGCGGCAGGGTCGCCGAGGACGGCACCACGGTCAAGCCCATCGTGGGGCCGGTGCTGGACGGCGGGCCCGGTGTGGCGGCGATCCGGGACACGGACGGCGGCCGGTTCGACGGCGACCGGACCTGGGACCGGGCCGTGGGCCCGATGCAGTTCATCCCGTCCACCTGGGCCGGTTACGAGGCCGACGGCAACGGCGACGGGCAGAAGAACCCGAACAACATTTACGACGCCACCATCGGCGCGGGCAATTACCTGTGCGCGTACGGCGCGGACCTGAGCGATCCGGTGCAGCGCGCGCGGTCGGTGTTCCGGTACAACCACTCCGAGGAGTACGTCCGGACGGTGTTGTTCTGGGCGGATGCCTACTCGAAGGGCGTCACCCCGCTGCCGGACGTGGTCGGCTCGGACGACGACTACGGGCCCGGCGTGACCCCCGGCAACCCGGAGCAGCCCGGCACCACGCCGCCCGGCACGACCCCTCCGGGCACGACGCTGCCCGGCACCACGACGCCGCCGTCGCAGGGCACGACGAACCCGCCGACGAGCACGACGCGTCCGGGGACGACGGTTCCGCTGACTCCGACGCCGTGCCCGACCCCGACGACGACGCCGACGGAGACCACGACCACCACGCCGACGACGACGCCCACGACGACACCCTCCGTGCCGCCGGGCTGCCCGACGCCGACCACCACCACGCCGCCCACGACGACGACCACGCCGGTGCCGACGACCACCGAGGCCCCGGCGACGACCACCGAGCCCCCGGCGACGACTTCCGAGCCGCAGGCGACCACATCGTCCGCCGCCGCCACCCCGGAACCGACGACGCCGCAGGCCACCACCTCTGAGCGCACGACGCCGGAGGGCACGACGCCGGAGGGCACGACGCCGGAGGGCACGACGCCGGAGGGCACCACTCCGGCGGGGACCACGGCGGACAGCGGCACGACCTCCGGCGACCAGGCCTCGTCCGCCGAGCCGTCGCCGACCACGTCGTCCATGCAGCCGAACTGA